AAGAAGACCGAGGCGATGGCCGAGGCCCGTGAGGCGCAGGCCGCCCGCAAGGCGGAGCGTCAGGGTGGTGCTCCCGCGGAGGAGCCCGCCGGGGAGCCCGCCGAGGCGTGATCACTGGGCGTGAGCCCCGGAATCATGCCGGGGCACCCGCCCCGGACAGCAATCGATACATGCGACGCTCCCGCCAGCCGGTCCGTGCCGGTGGGAGCGCCACTGACGAGGAGAGAACGGCGCATGCCGAAGAACAAGACGCACAGCGGTGCCAGCAAGCGCTTCAAGGTCACCGGCTCCGGCAAGGTGCTGCGTGAGCGCGCCGGCAAGCGCCACCTGCTCGAGCACAAGTCGTCCCGCGTGACGCGTCGCCTCACCGGCAACGCCGAGATGGCCCCGGGCGACGCCGCGAAGATCAAGAAGCTTCTCGGCAAGTGAGCCACCACGCCCCGCCGGACGAGCGGGGCGGGTGATTCGGACCGGGACACAATCGATTCGGGTCGTGTGACGACAACCACGACCCCGCTACAAGGAGTTAACAAGTGGCACGCGTCAAGCGGGCAGTCAACGCCCACAAGAAGCGCCGGGCGATCCTCGAGCAGGCCAGTGGCTACCGTGGCCAGCGCTCCCGCCTGTACCGCAAGGCGAAGGAGCAGGTCACCCACTCCCTCGTCTACAACTACAACGACCGCAAGAAGCGCAAGGGCGACTTCCGTCAGCTGTGGATCCAGCGCATCAACGCCGCTGCCCGCGCCAACGGCATGACCTACAACCGCTTCATCCAGGGTCTGAAGGCCGCCAACATCGAGGTGGACCGCAAGATCCTCGCTGACCTCGCGGTCAACGACGTGAACGCGTTCGCCGCGCTCGTCGAGGTCGCCCAGAAGGCGCTTCCGAGCGACGTCAACGCCCCGAAGGCTGCCTGAACTTCAGCCTGAGGACGAACTGACGCGGACCCGCAGGCCCCGGCCTGCGGGTCCGCCGCTTTTCCCCGCCGCCCCGCACCGAACCACAGAAGCGAGCCGCCGCCCATGGGCACCCCCGAGCTGATCTCCCCGCGTTCCCCGCGTGTCACCGCCGCCCGGCGGCTGGCCCGCCGCGCCTTCCGCGGCAAGGAGCGCCGGTTCATCGCCGAGGGCCCGCAGGCCGTACGGGAGGCCATCACGCACCGCGCCGGGGGCGAGCCCACCCTCGTCGAGCTGTTCGCCACCGCCGAGGCCGCCGAGCGGCACACCGAGATCGTCGAGGCGGCCCGGGCCGCCGGGGTGCGGGTGCACCTCGCCGACGACCGGACCGTCGCCGACATCTCCCAGACCGTCACCCCGCAGGGCCTGCTCGGCGTCTGCCGCTTCCTCGACTCGCCCTTCGAGGACATCCTCGCGGCCCGCCCGCGGCTGGTCGCGGTGCTCGCCAACGTCCGCGACCCCGGCAACGCCGGTACGGTGCTGCGCTGCGCGGACGCCGCCGGCGCGGACGCGGTGGTGCTGACCGACGCCTCCGTGGACCTCTACAACCCCAAGTCCGTCCGCGCGTCGGTCGGTTCGCTCTTCCACCTCCCGGTCGCGGTCGGGGTACCGGTCGAGCAGGTGGTGGCCGGCCTCAAGGGCGTGGGCGTCCGCCTCCTCGCGGCGGACGGCGCGGGCGACCGCGACCTGGACGCCGAGCTGGACGCCGGCTCCATGGGCGGGCCCACCGCCTGGGTGTTCGGCAACGAGGCGTGGGGACTTCCCGAGGAGACCCGGGCGCTGGCGGACGCCGTCGTACGGGTCCCCATCCACGGCCGGGCGGAGAGCCTCAACCTCGCCACCGCCGCCGCGGTCTGCCTCTACGCCTCCGCCCGCGCCCAGCGCGGCCGCGGTGGCTGCCGCGCGGTGTCACCCGCCTGAGGGGCGTCCCCCGGAGCTTCCCGGCACATCCGGGGCGAACTAGTAGTCTTGCGTGCCCGGGGGCCCGGAAGGGGGTAACGGGGATGAGTGTGAGCACGTCCGGCAGCACGGTCGCCGCTGACGGCTGCCCGTCCGAGGGGCCGGGGGCCGGTTCCGCGATCGACCCCGACGACCTGCCGGACGGCCTGGTCGTCGCCGACGCCACCGGCCGGGTCGTCTGCTTCAACGCCGCGGCCGCCCGGATCACCGGCATCACCCCCGGCGACGCGCTCGGCCGCCCCGTCGACGTGGCGCTGCCGCTCCAGGACATCGAAGGGCGCCGCTGGTGGCGGCTGACCGACCCCTACGGCGGCCTCGCCATCCGCCGCGGCCAGCCCGAGCGCAATCTGCTGCTCGGCGGCCGTGAGGTGCTGGTCTCCGCGCGCTACGTACGGAGCCGGCCGACCGGCCCCGTGGAGCGGCTGGTGATCGCGCTGCGAGGTACCGAGGCCCGGCGGCGCACGGAACTCAGCCACGCCGAGCTGATCGCCACCGTCGCCCATGAGCTCCGTTCGCCGCTGACGTCCGTCAAGGGCTTCACCGCCACCCTCCTCCAGAAGTGGGAACGCTTCACCGACGACCAGAAGCGGCTGATGCTGGAGACGGTGGACGCCGACGCCAACCGCGTCACCCGGCTGATCGCCGAGCTGCTGGACATCTCCCGTATCGACTCCGGGCGGCTGGAGGTGCGCCGGCAGCGGGTCGACATGATCGCCGCGGTGCGCCGGCACGTCCAGGCGCAGACCACCGCCGGCCAGCTGCCCGACCGTTTCCTGATCCGGATGCGGGAACCGCTGCCCGATCTGTGGGCGGACCCGGACAAGGTGGACCAGGTGCTGGGCAACCTGCTGGAAAATGCGGTGCGCCACGGCGAGGGAACGGTCACCATCGAGGTCGGACCAGCATCGGAAGCGACGAGCACGGAGGGGACGAGCGTCACCGTGAGCGACGAGGGCCCCGGTATCCCGGAGGAGTCGATGAGCCGCGTCTTCACCCGCTTCTGGCGGGGCAGCAAGCGCGGCGGCACCGGCCTGGGCCTGTACATCGTCAAGGGCATCGTCGAGGCCCACGGCGGGACGATCACGGTCGGCCGGGCCCCCGCCGGCGGCGCACAGTTCCGATTCAGCCTGCCCGTCGCGACGCCGGCCTTCATGAGCTAGAAGGAACGGACGCGGCGGGCGCCCCGCAGGGGCTCGGGCGGGTCTTTCGGATCAGCCCGGGTCCGATCCGAAAGACACGCCCTCGGGCCTGCCGCGCTGCCCGTCCCCCTTAGACTTGACCTTTGGCACCTTTGGCGCACAGGCATCGCGGGCACAGCGCGGGCTCGGCATCCGACCTTTGTGATCGAAGAGCCGAGGCAGAGCGAGCCAAGCCAAGCCAGTCCACCGGAAGCACGGGAAGAGATGTCCGCACCCAATAAGTCGTACGACCCTGTCGAGGTCGAAGCCCTGAAACCGGAAGAGATCGCCGCCCGGCTGGACGAGGCGCTCGCCGCCGTCGCCGCCGCGGATTCTCTGGAGGCGCTGCGTGAGGTGAAGGCCGCCCACGCCGGCGACCGGTCGCCGCTCGCCCTCGCCAACCGCGAGATCGGCGCGCTGCCCCCGCACGCCAAGGCGGAGGCCGGCAAGCGCGTCGGCCAGGCCCGCGGCCGGGTCAACCAGGCGCTCAAGGCCCGCCAGGAGGAGCTGGAGGCGGAGCGTGACGCCCGGGTGCTCGTCGAGGAGGCGGTGGACGTCACACTGCCCCACGACCGCACCCCGGCCGGCGCCCGGCACCCGCTGACCACCTTCATGGAGCGGGTCGCCGACGTCTTCGTGGCGATGGGCTACGAGATCGCCGAGGGCCCCGAGGTCGAGGCCGAGTGGTTCAACTTCGACGCCCTGAACTTCGTGCCGGACCACCCGGCGCGCCAGATGCAGGACACCTTCTTCGTGCAGGGCAACGGGACCGAGGGCGATGAGTCCGGCGTCGTGCTGCGCACCCACACCTCGCCGGTCCAGGCCCGTACGCTCGTCGACCGCGAGCCGCCGGTCTACGTCGTCTGCCCGGGGCGGGTCTACCGCACCGACGAGCTGGACGCCACGCACTCCCCGGTCTTCCACCAGATCGAGCTGCTGGCCGTCGACGAGGGCCTGACCATGGCCGACCTCAAGGGCACCCTCGACCACATGGTCCGGGCGCTCTTCGGCCCGGACATGAAGACCCGGCTGCGGCCGAACTACTTCCCGTTCACCGAGCCGTCCGCCGAGATGGACATGGTCTGCTACGTCTGCCGTGGCGAGTCCGTGGGCAACCCCGACCGCCCGTGCCGCACCTGCTCCAGCGAGGGCTGGATCGAGCTGGGCGGCTGCGGAATGGTCAACCCCAAGGTGCTCGTCGCCTGTGGCGTCGACCCCGAGAAGTACAGCGGGTTCGCCTTCGGGTTCGGCATCGACCGGATGCTGATGTTCCGGCACAACGTGGAAGACATGCGTGACATGTTCGAGGGCGACGTCCGGTTCACCCGGCCGTTCGGGATGGAGATCTGATGCGGGTCCCGCTTTCTTGGCTGCGGGAGTACGTCGACCTGCCGGCGACGGAGACCGGCCGTGACGTGCAGGCCAAGCTCATCGACGTCGGCCTGGAGGTCGAGACCGTCGAGCGCCTCGGCGAGGGGCTCAAGGGCCCGCTCGTCGTCGGCCAGGTGCTGACCATCGAGGAGCTGGAGGGCTTCAAGAAGCCGATCCGCTTCTGCACGGTCGACGTCGGTGACGCCAACGGCACCGGAGAGCCGCAGGAGATCGTCTGCGGCGCGCGCAACTTCTCGGTCGGCGACAAGGTCGTGGTCGTCCTTCCCGGCGCCGTGCTGCCCGGCGACTTCAAGATCGCCGCGCGCAAGACGTACGGCAAGAAGTCGCACGGCATGATCTGCTCCGGCGACGAGCTCGGCATGGGCGACGACGGCACGCACGGCATCATCGTGCTGCCGCCCGAGTACGAGGTCGGCACCGACGCCATCGCGCTGCTGGAGCTGGTCGACGAGGTGCTGGACATCGCCGTCACCCCGGACCGCGGCTACTGCCTGTCGATGCGCGGTGTGGCCCGCGAGACCGCGACCGCGTACGGCCTGCCGCTGCGCGACCCCGCGCTGCTCGACGTGCCGCCGCCGAACGCCTCCGGCTACCCGGTCCAGGTCTCCGACCCGATCGGCTGCGACCGCTTCACCGCGCGCACCGTCAGCGGTCTGGAGCCCGAGGCGCGTTCGCCGATCTGGCTGCAGCGCCGGCTGCAGAAGGCCGGGATGCGCCCGGTCTCGCTGGCCGTCGACATCACCAACTACGTGATGCTGGAGCTCGGCCAGCCGCTGCACGCCTACGACCGGGCCACCGTCGACGGCCCGATCGGCGTCCGCCGGGCCACCGCCGGTGAGCAGCTGACCACCCTGGATGGCACCAAGCGGGTGCTGGACGCGCAGGACCTGGTCATCACCGACAACCGCGGCCCGATCGGCCTCGCCGGTGTCATGGGCGGTGCCAACACCGAGATCGCGGGTGCCGTCACCGACCCCGAGACCGGTCAGGTGCGCGGTACCACCGACGTCGTGATCGAGGCCGCGCACTTCGACGCGATCTCCATCGCCCGTACGGCCCGCCGGCACAAGCTGTCCTCCGAGGCGGCCAAGCGCTTCGAGCGCGGCGTCGACCCGGAGGCCGCGTCCGCCGCCGCGCAGCGGACCGTCGACCTGCTGGTGCTGCTCGGCGGCGGCACCGCGGGGGAGGGCGTCACCGAGGTCGTCTCGCCCCGCGGGCCGCGCACGATCACCGTCCCCGCCGACCACCCGGACAAGGTCGCCGGTGTGGCGTACGGCCGGGAGACCGTCGTCCGCCGCCTCCAGCAGGTCGGTTGCGACGTCTACGGCCAGGACGAGCTGGTCGTGACCGTGCCGTCCTGGCGGCCGGACCTCTCCGACCCGAACGACCTGGCCGAAGAGGTCATCCGGCTGGAGGGCTACGAGAACCTGCCCTCCACCCTGCCTAAGCCGCCGGCCGGCCGCGGGCTGACCGAGCGTCAGCGGCTGCACCGCAGGGTCGGCCGGGCGCTGGCCGGCGCGGGCTACGTCGAGGCGCTGAACTACCCGTTCACCGGCTCGCACGTCCTCGACCAGCTCGGCATCGAGCCGGACGACCCGCGCCGCTCGGCGGTCACGCTGGTCAACCCGCTCTCCGACGAGGAGCCCGACCTCCGTACGACGCTGATCCCGGGGCTGCTCGGCGCGCTGCGCCGCAACTACGGCCGCGGGTCGCACGACCTCGCGCTCTTCGAGACCGGTCCGGTCTTCCGGGCGACCGGCGACGAGAAGGCGGCCAGCCGGCTGGTCGTCGACCGCCGGCCGACCGACGACGAGATCGCCTCGCTGGACGCCTCGCTGCCGCAGCAGCCGCGGCGCGCCGCGGTGGTGCTCACCGGGGCCCGTGAGCAGGCCGGCTGGTGGGGCGAGGGCCGCCCGGCGATCTGGGCGGACGCCATCGAGGCGGGCCGTGCGGTCGCGCGTGAGGCGGGCGTCGAGCTGATCGTCCGGCAGGACCAGCACGCCCCGTTCCACCCGGGCCGGTGCGCGGCGCTGCTCGCGCTCGTCGACGGCGAGGAGGTGCTCGTCGGCAACGCCGGTGAGCTGCACCCGCGGGTCATCAAGGCGATGGCCCTGCCGGAGCGCACCTGCGCGATGGAGATCGACCTGGACCGCCTGGAGCGGGCCGGCACCGGGGCGCTGAAGGCGCCCACGATCTCCTCCTTCCCGGTGGCCACCCAGGACGTCGCGCTGATCGTCGACGGCGGCGTGCCGGCGGCGGACGTCGAGGCCGCGCTGCGCGACGGTGCGGGCGAACTGCTGGAGTCGCTGCGGCTGTTCGACGTCTTCACCGGCGAGCAGCTCGGCGCGGGCAAGAAGTCGCTGGCGTACGCGCTGCGCTTCCGCGCCCCGGACCGGACGCTGACCGCGGAGGAGGCCAGCGCGGCGCGTGACGCGGCGGTGGCGACGGCCGTGGAGCGGACCGGAGCGGCGCTGCGGGGCTGACGGCCCGCTGCCGGAGATTACGGGGCGAGGGCGTGGACGGTGCGAGCCGTCCGCGCCCTCGCCCTGTTTCAAGGAGACGATCCGATCCGCACACCATCACCCCATCGGGTGGTTATTTACCTATCGTCGCGGTCCGGGCACACAACGTCGCGAGAATCGACGGGGTCGGTGCGGGCCGCCTGACCGCGGCAGCGGACCGGACCGACCGCCTCAACGCCTGCTAGGGGACCACCGGCTAGGGGGACCATCGGCATGATCCGAACCTGGGCACGGGGCGGAGCACGCGCCGGGGCGGCCCGGGCCCGGCGGGCCTTCGTCTTCGTCCTGCCCGGCCTCTGGGTGCTCGGCGTGGTGGGCTGGGAGCTGTGCCACCCGACCAGTGGCCGGCTGTTGCAGCTCCTCGCCGCCGCTCCGGCCATCGCCTGCGCCGGCACCGGCCGCCGTCAGTGCGTGCTGCTCGGCGGGGTGTGCGCGCTGGCCGCCCTTGTCCCCTTCGGCGCGGCGGAGCCCGCGGCCGGGTGGGCCGGCCGCGCGATGACCTGCGGGGCGATCCTGGCCGTGGTCGCCGCGAGCTATCTGACGGCCGGTCGGCGCAAGCGGCTGCTGCGCGAGCTGGAGTGCACCCGCGAGGTCGCCGCGACGGCCCAACGGGTGCTGCTGCGTCCGCTGCCGGCCCGTATCGACGGGATGGTGCTGGCCGCCGACCACCTCTCCGCGAGCGAGGGCGCGGTGGTCGGCGGGGACCTCTACGAGGTCATGGGCACCCGGCACGGCGTCCGCGCGGTGATCGGGGACGTCCGGGGGCACGGCCTGGAAGCCATGAGCACGGTCGCCGCGATGCTCGGCAGCTTCCGCGAGGTGGTGCACGACGAGCCCGAACTGACCGGTGTGCTGCGCCGGCTGGAGCGCTCGCACCAGCGGCACCTGCGGGAGCGGGGCCGCGCCGAGCACCCGGCGGGCGGCGCGGAGCCGGCGGGCCCGCTCGCCGAGGAGTTCGTCACGCTGCTGCTGGTGCAGATCGCCCGGGACGGCGCGGTCACGGCGCTGAACTGCGGGCACCCGTGGCCGTACCGGATCGGCTCCCGGGAGGTGGTGCCGGTCGCGCCGGGCGAACCGATGCCGCCGCTGGGCCTGTTCCCGCTGCCCGAGGAGCTGTCCACGGTGGGCTGCGGCCGGTTGGAGCCCGGCGAGTCGCTGTTCCTGCACACGGACGGGGCGGTGGACATCCGGGACGCGGCGGGCGCGTTCTTCCCGTTGACGAACCAGCTGTGCAGCAGCGTCGAGGCGGCCACGGAGTCCTGTGTGCCGTCGCCGACCGGTGTGGTGGGGGACGTACGGGAGGCGCTGCTGCGGCACGCGGGCGGGCGGCTGACCGACGATGTGGCGCTGCTGATGCTGTGCAACGACCGGATGCGGGTACCCGCACCGGTGACGGCCGGCCGGGCGGCGCGGTGTGCCGGGCGGGGCTCTTCACACCCCGTGTGAAGGCGGGTTCACTACGCTCAACTGGCGGAGTGGTTAAGTCGACAAGGCCGTGAGCCGGCCGCCCGGGGCGCGTTCCGGCTCACCGGGAGGCCGGTATGGAGCCCAACACCCTGCTCGATGCGATTCTCGACGAGGCCGGGATCTCGCACGCGGGACTGGCGGCACGGATCAACCGTCTGGGGAGCGGCCGCGGACTGGCGCTGCGGTACGAACACACTGCGGTGGCCCGGTGGTTGAAGGGTCAGCGGCCGCGCGGGCAGGTACCGGACCTGATCTGCGAGATCCTCGCCGAGCGGCTGCACCGGCCGGTCGGGCTGGCCGACATCGGGCTGAGCGGGCCGGGCCCGAGCCGCGCCGCCGACACCCCGCTCTCCGGCTTCGTGGAGCGCGCCACCGCGCTGTGGCGGTCCGACGAACAGCAGCGCCCGCACCTCCTCGACGCCCCGGCCCTCACCGGCACCTCGGCGGTCATCCCCGTATGGGAGTGGGAGAACCCGCCCGAGGACCAGGACGTGTCGCGCGACGGGCTGACCCGGGTCGGCACGGCCGACATCGAGATGCTGCGCGCCGCACGGACCCACTACGAGCAGATGTACCGGAAGGCGGGTGGTATCGCGACCAGAGCACGCATCGTGGGATTCCTCAACTCCGAGGCGGCGCCGCTGCTGCGGGGCAGCTACAGCGATGCGACGGGGCGGCAGCTCCACCGGGCGACCGGTGGGCTGGTCGCGGTCGCCGGCATCTGCGCGTACGACTCGGACGCTCTCGGGCTGGCCCAGCGCTACTTCCATCAGGCGCTGCGGCTGGCCAAGGCCAGCGGGGACCGCGGCCTCGGCGCGTACGTCATCGCACTGCTGGTCAACCAGTCCCTCTTCGTACGGGAATACCGCCAGGCGGTCGCCTTCGCGGAGGCGGCGCTGCGGGCCGCAGGCCCGCAGATCACCCCGGCGCTCTCCGCGGACCTCTACGCGATGCAGGCCAAGTCCTATGCCCGGCTCGGGGACGGCGCGAGCGCGCTGGCCTGCATCCGGCGCGCGGAGGCGGCCGCGGAGCGCATCCGGCCGGGGCTGGAGCCGGCCGAGACCGGCTATGTGCAGCCCGGCCTGGTGAACGTGCAAGTGGCGGAGGCGCTGCTCAGCCTCGGTGACCTGCGGGCCGCCAGGGAACAGGCGGACGCCGCCGTCGACACCCCCGCACACGACCGCGGCCGGGTCCACCGGCTGGCCATGCTCACTCACATCGAGCTGCGCCAAGGGGATGCGGACCGGGCCGTGGCCGACGCCGCGCAGATGACCGAGCACGCTCGGGGCATGGAGTCGCAACGGTTGCGGGACCGGCTGCGGGCGGTGCGCGAGCATCTGGCCGAGACCGGGAGCGCCGCGACGGACGAGGCCGCCGATCTCATCGACGAGGTGCTGCGCGTTCCGTTGTGACCGGGCTCGTGTCACCTTGCCGGCTCCTCAGCGGAAGGTGGCAGTTACGTGCGTTGGAACAATCTCAGCGAGAAGCCCGTCTATGCGAACCCGTGGTTCCGGGTCAATCTGGCCGATGTGGAGCTGCCCGACGGCCGGCATCTGGAGCACTTCCTGATCCGGATGCGGCCGGTCGCCGTGGCGACCGTGGTCAACGAGGCCAATGAGGTGCTGCTGCTGTGGCGGCACCGGTTCATCACCGACACCTGGGGCTGGGAGCTGGCCGCCGGGGTCGTCGAGGACGGCGAGGACCCCGCGGCGGCGGCCGCCCGTGAGATGGAGGAGGAGACCGGGTGGCGTCCCGGGCCCCTCCGGCATCTGCTCACGGTGGAGCCGTCCAACGGCCTCACCGACGCCCGGCACCACATCTACTGGTCGGACGAGGGCGAGTACCTCGGCCTGCCGCAGGACGACTTCGAGTCCGACCGGCGGGAGTGGGTGGCGTTGAAGCTGGTTCCCGACATGGTGGCGCGGGGGGAGGTGCCGGCCGCCAACATGGCCGCCGCCCTGCTGATGCTGCACCACCTCCGGCTGGGGTGAGCGCCGCCGGGCCGGTCCGGGGCAGCCCGGGGCCGGCCCGGCCGGCGGTCATCGGCCCAGTGCCTGCCAGACCGCGATCGCCAGTGCCGCGAGCCCCGTGAGCGCGGCGAGGGAGGGCAGCGGCCAGCGGGTGGTTTCCAGCCGTGTGACGCGGACGGTGAGTTCGTCCGCGTCACGTTCGTGTCGCTCGGAGCGCTGGGCGAGCAGCGCGAGTTGGCCGTCGACCCGGGCGGTGCGGACGTCGAGTTGACGGCGCAGCTCCGCTAAGTCGGCGGTTACCAGATCGGGTTCGGGGTGGGCGGTCACGGTCCGCTCCTCATTCCTTCGGTCATCGGCGTGGTGGTGCGTACGCCCGTCAGTCAACTGCGCTGCGACGAAGGAGGGGAGCGTGTGCGGTGGACAGGTGCGGGTCCGTGTTTCACACCCCGTGTGAAGTGACGGAGCGTGACGGGTGCGCGGGGGCGTTCACACGGGGTGTGAATCGCGCACCCCGAGCGGGGCGCCGCACACGCTCCCGCCCGCCCGCGCGGGGGAGTTGACTCGGAACTCCCCACGGGGGCCGAAGCCGGCGGACGGGCGCCCGCCGGCCCGGAGTCCGCCCGCCGGTTCCTTCCCCCGAGCGGCGGGCGGACCGCCTCCGGTCAGTACGGGTAGAACCCCGACCCCGACTTCCGGCCCAGCCGCCCCGCGTCGACCATGCGCTGGAGCAGCGGGGGAGCGGCGTACAGGGGCTCCTTGTACTCCTCGTACATCGAGGCGGCGACCGAGGCCACGGTGTCCAGGCCGATCAGGTCGGACAGCTTCAGCGGGCCCATCGGGTGGGCGCAGCCCAGCTCCATGCCGTTGTCGATGTCCTCGCGGCTGGCGATGCCCGACTCGAACATCCGGATCGCGGACAGCAGGTACGGGATGAGCAGGGCGTTGACGACGAATCCGGAGCGGTCCTGGGCACGGATGGCGTGCTTGCCGAGGACGTTCTGGACGAGTGCCTCGGCGCGCTTGATGGTCTCCTCGGACGTGGTGAGGGCGGGGATCAGCTCCACCAGCTTCTGCACCGGGGCCGGGTTGAAGAAGTGGATGCCGATGACCTGGTCGGGGCGGGAGGTGGCCACCGCCAGCTTCACCAGCGGGATCGAGGAGGTGTTGGACGCCAGGATGGCGTCCGGGCGGGTGACCACCTGATCGAGGACCTGGAAGATCTCGGTCTTGACCTGCTCGGTCTCGACGACGGCCTCGATCACCAGGTCGCGGTCGGAGAACTCGCCGAGGTCGGTGGTGAAGCTCAGCCGGCCGAGCGTCGCATCGCGCTCCGCGACGGTGAGCTTGCCGCGCTCGGCGGCCTTGCCGAGGGAGTTGGTCAAGCGGGTGCGGCCCAGCTCCAGTGCCTCGCCGGTGGTCTCGGCGACCATGACGTCCAGCCCGGCGCGGGCGCACACCTCGGCGATGCCTGCGCCCATCTGGCCGCAGCCGACCACTCCGACGCGTGCAATGTCGGCGATTGAGTTGGTCACCTCGTGCCTTTCGCTGTTCTTCAGGACCGGCGGCGCCGTAAGGGTCCGACGCCCGCCTCGGCCCCGACGTTACTCCGCGCGGTGCTGGGCCACGGCTGCCGGGGCGGGCATTCTGAGCCCTCAGGACGGGACGAACCGGACAACCTGGGGACTTTTGATGAGACGGATCACACGAAGAGGGTTCGCGGTGGCCGCGCTGGGCGCGGCCTCCTCGCTGCTCACCGCGGGTGCGCCGGCGCCCTCGGCGGGGGCGCCGCGCCGCGAGATGCGGGGCGTCTGGCTGGCGACCGTCGCCAACCTCGACTGGCCCTCCCGCACCAAGCTCACCGCCGCCGAGCAACAGCGCGAACTGCGCGCGCACTTCGACACGGCCGTCGCCCGCAAGCTCAACACGGTCTTCTTCCAGGTGCGTCCCACCGCGGACGCGCTGTGGCCGTCCCCGTACGAGCCCTGGACCCAGTACCTGACCGGGGTGCAGGGCCGCGACCCCGGCTGGGACCCGCTGGACTTCGCGGTCCGCGAGGCGCACCGGCGCGGCCTCGAACTGCACGCCTGGTTCAACCCGTACCGGGTCGCCAACCACACCGACCCGCGGCGGCTGGCCGCCGACCACCCGGCCCGGCGGCACCCCGGCTGGG
The sequence above is a segment of the Streptomyces lydicus genome. Coding sequences within it:
- a CDS encoding NUDIX domain-containing protein; translated protein: MRWNNLSEKPVYANPWFRVNLADVELPDGRHLEHFLIRMRPVAVATVVNEANEVLLLWRHRFITDTWGWELAAGVVEDGEDPAAAAAREMEEETGWRPGPLRHLLTVEPSNGLTDARHHIYWSDEGEYLGLPQDDFESDRREWVALKLVPDMVARGEVPAANMAAALLMLHHLRLG
- a CDS encoding 3-hydroxybutyryl-CoA dehydrogenase; the encoded protein is MADIARVGVVGCGQMGAGIAEVCARAGLDVMVAETTGEALELGRTRLTNSLGKAAERGKLTVAERDATLGRLSFTTDLGEFSDRDLVIEAVVETEQVKTEIFQVLDQVVTRPDAILASNTSSIPLVKLAVATSRPDQVIGIHFFNPAPVQKLVELIPALTTSEETIKRAEALVQNVLGKHAIRAQDRSGFVVNALLIPYLLSAIRMFESGIASREDIDNGMELGCAHPMGPLKLSDLIGLDTVASVAASMYEEYKEPLYAAPPLLQRMVDAGRLGRKSGSGFYPY